One genomic segment of Bacteroidales bacterium includes these proteins:
- a CDS encoding serine/threonine protein phosphatase: MMRRLVISDIHGCSKTLRALLDKIFLTKEDELYFLGDYIDRGPDSSGVLEIIINLQESGFRIFPIMGNHEYQVLKAQKDYDKRSFYYFMKKLNKSADLLNKNKKIKKKYRNFMKSLPYYIELDDFFLVHAGFDFRKEKPFEDIDSMLNIRGFKYDKRQAKGKTIIYGHTPVNYNKILKKIKNRKNKIPLDNGCIYTKKHKYYDFTKLHRLCCLNLDSYELICQENVEFV, encoded by the coding sequence ATGATGCGAAGGCTCGTTATTTCGGACATACACGGTTGCAGCAAAACATTAAGGGCACTACTGGATAAAATTTTTCTTACAAAAGAGGACGAGTTATATTTTTTAGGAGATTATATTGACCGAGGTCCTGACAGCAGCGGAGTTTTGGAAATTATAATTAACTTGCAAGAATCCGGCTTTCGTATTTTTCCGATTATGGGAAACCATGAATATCAGGTGCTTAAAGCACAAAAAGATTACGATAAGCGTTCGTTTTATTACTTTATGAAAAAGCTGAATAAAAGTGCAGACTTGCTGAATAAAAACAAGAAAATAAAAAAGAAATATCGTAATTTTATGAAAAGTTTACCATATTACATTGAGCTTGACGATTTCTTTTTGGTTCATGCAGGTTTTGATTTCAGAAAAGAAAAACCGTTTGAAGATATTGACTCTATGCTTAATATAAGAGGGTTTAAGTATGATAAAAGACAAGCCAAGGGCAAAACAATTATATACGGACACACACCGGTTAATTATAATAAAATTTTAAAAAAGATTAAAAATCGAAAAAATAAAATACCTCTTGATAACGGCTGTATTTACACAAAAAAACATAAATACTATGATTTTACAAAGCTTCATCGGCTGTGTTGTTTGAATCTTGACTCTTATGAGTTAATTTGTCAAGAAAATGTTGAATTTGTTTGA
- a CDS encoding M3 family metallopeptidase: MNKLYLLSIIILVFIGACKQNDGAMTEKDNPLLAKFDTPFGVPPFNKILNKHYLPAFKEAMKQQKEEIDVIAENKEDATFENTIVAFDNSGELLNRVSSVFYNLKSADTNDSINQISKEVSPLLSKHKDDIALNDKLFKRIKSVYGKKENFNLNTEQNMLLKKIYENFVRGGANLAENKKARFREINEKLSMLTLQFGENLLNENNGFRIVIDNDADLAGLPESVIQAAKETAEEKGYKGKWVFTILKPSLFPFLTYSEKRELREKLFKAYISRGNNGGKNDNKEIIKQIVNLRVERAHLLGFNNHAEYVLDVNMAKNPENVYDLLNKIWGAALPVAKKEAESLQAMIYKDGNNFKLEPWDWWYYSEKIRKEKYNLDEEELRPYFKLENVREGMFLLANKLYGITFTPVNDIPLYHKDGEAFEVKEADGTHIGIFYTDFFPRESKRGGAWMTSFRKQSRIKGKNVTPVIMTVMNFTKPTAGKPSLLSFEEVETMFHEFGHALHGLLSNCTYETLSGTSVARDFVELPSQVMENWASEPEMLRLYARHYETGEVIPEELIEKLQNSSLFNQGFRTIEYLAASYLDMKWHTMTKKNNTLDVNDFEESVMKEIGMLPEIIVRYRSTNFAHIFSGGYSSGYYGYEWAAVLDADAFEAFKETGLFDQKTAKAFREKLISKGGTDEPMNLYKAFRGKEPSIEPHLKRKGLL, encoded by the coding sequence ATGAATAAATTATATTTATTATCGATAATTATTTTAGTTTTTATCGGTGCCTGTAAACAAAATGATGGGGCTATGACAGAAAAAGACAATCCTTTATTGGCGAAGTTTGACACTCCGTTTGGTGTTCCGCCTTTCAATAAAATTTTAAACAAACATTATTTGCCGGCTTTTAAAGAAGCAATGAAACAGCAAAAAGAGGAAATAGATGTAATTGCAGAAAATAAAGAAGATGCAACATTTGAAAATACTATTGTTGCTTTTGATAACTCCGGAGAGTTGCTGAACCGAGTCAGTTCTGTTTTTTACAACCTGAAAAGTGCGGATACAAATGACAGCATAAACCAAATTTCAAAAGAGGTTTCTCCTTTATTATCAAAACATAAAGACGACATTGCATTAAACGACAAATTGTTTAAGCGAATAAAAAGTGTTTATGGTAAAAAAGAGAATTTCAATTTAAACACAGAGCAAAATATGCTTTTGAAAAAGATATACGAAAACTTTGTAAGAGGCGGGGCAAATTTAGCCGAGAATAAAAAAGCCCGGTTTCGAGAAATAAATGAAAAGTTGTCCATGCTGACATTACAATTTGGCGAAAATTTGCTAAATGAAAATAATGGTTTCAGAATTGTAATTGATAATGATGCAGATTTAGCCGGTTTACCCGAATCTGTTATTCAAGCAGCAAAAGAAACAGCAGAAGAAAAAGGTTACAAGGGAAAGTGGGTGTTTACGATTCTAAAACCGAGTTTATTCCCGTTTTTAACGTATTCAGAAAAAAGAGAATTAAGAGAAAAGTTGTTTAAAGCATATATAAGTAGAGGAAATAACGGAGGCAAAAACGACAATAAAGAAATTATTAAACAAATTGTTAACCTTCGTGTTGAAAGGGCTCACTTACTTGGTTTTAACAACCATGCCGAATATGTTTTAGATGTTAATATGGCAAAAAACCCGGAAAATGTTTATGATTTACTAAATAAAATTTGGGGTGCTGCTCTCCCTGTTGCAAAAAAAGAGGCAGAAAGTCTTCAAGCAATGATCTATAAAGACGGCAATAATTTTAAATTAGAACCTTGGGATTGGTGGTATTATTCAGAAAAAATAAGAAAAGAAAAATATAATTTAGACGAAGAGGAATTAAGACCATATTTTAAACTTGAAAACGTAAGAGAAGGAATGTTTTTGCTTGCAAACAAACTATACGGAATTACATTTACTCCCGTTAATGATATTCCTCTGTATCATAAAGATGGGGAAGCATTTGAAGTAAAAGAAGCCGACGGAACACATATCGGAATATTTTACACCGATTTTTTCCCCAGGGAAAGTAAGCGAGGAGGGGCTTGGATGACAAGTTTCAGAAAACAATCAAGAATTAAAGGTAAAAATGTTACCCCGGTTATTATGACTGTAATGAACTTTACAAAACCGACAGCCGGCAAACCGTCACTTTTAAGCTTTGAAGAGGTTGAAACAATGTTTCATGAATTTGGTCACGCATTACACGGACTGTTATCAAATTGTACATACGAAACCTTATCCGGAACATCTGTTGCAAGAGATTTTGTTGAACTTCCTTCACAAGTAATGGAAAACTGGGCATCAGAACCCGAAATGCTGAGACTTTATGCAAGGCATTATGAAACAGGAGAAGTTATCCCGGAGGAATTAATCGAAAAGTTGCAAAACAGCAGTCTCTTTAATCAGGGTTTCAGAACAATTGAATACCTTGCCGCATCTTATTTAGATATGAAGTGGCATACAATGACAAAAAAAAATAACACGCTTGATGTAAATGATTTTGAGGAGTCTGTGATGAAAGAAATCGGGATGCTTCCGGAAATAATCGTAAGATACAGAAGCACAAATTTTGCACATATTTTCAGCGGAGGATATTCATCCGGATATTACGGTTATGAATGGGCTGCGGTTTTAGATGCAGATGCTTTTGAGGCTTTTAAAGAAACAGGTTTGTTTGACCAAAAGACAGCAAAAGCATTCAGAGAAAAACTAATTTCAAAAGGCGGAACCGATGAGCCGATGAATTTATACAAAGCGTTCAGGGGTAAAGAACCGTCAATTGAGCCCCATTTAAAACGCAAAGGGTTGTTATAA